The following coding sequences lie in one Scatophagus argus isolate fScaArg1 chromosome 9, fScaArg1.pri, whole genome shotgun sequence genomic window:
- the LOC124064205 gene encoding potassium voltage-gated channel subfamily G member 4-like, producing the protein MAVIGTGFDDQSLSSEGSDNHVFSDTEASTVKGLYFQSAQLLREPESSSQNLDPSQWALINVGGIRYIIPWSTLEDVPQSRLSRLRFCTTLKEIAEFCDDYDEMRHEFFFDRDPLAFRVILNFLAKGKLRLLHEICNVALHGELLYWGLNIRQMEPCCRHRMISSVEEVAQHQRKENEWHQRRRAQRAPIVGDSLFHMLGEAVENPHSGLAGKVFAFLSVIMVVITVISLCINTMPDQQEEASVCSKCTQKCRNMFIVESVCVVWFSLEFLVRFFHAPSKLEFARGPLNIIDAAAILPFYISLFLELGDESVQDIVAGAGKSNVDKLGLTLRMMRALRILYVMRLARHSLALQTLGLTIQRSMTDFGLLLLFVCVAVTLLSPLVHLAESELAPNAARSPQLSFSSIPASYWWSIISVTTVGYGDMVPHSIPGQLVALISILSGILILSFPSTSIFHTFHRTYIDLKEEHDRLWKERRGAQLATEAEESIKEGETWPDNWSDNRPLNINGQPY; encoded by the exons ATGGCCGTCATTGGTACAGGCTTTGATGACCAGTCCCTTAGCAGTGAAGGCAGTGACAACCATGTCTTCTCAGACACAGAAGCTTCCACAGTCAAAGGCTTGTACTTCCAAAGTGCTCAGCTGCTCCGTGAACCAGAATCTTCAAGCCAGAACCTTGATCCCTCCCAGTGGGCCCTCATCAATGTGGGAGGCATCCGGTACATCATCCCCTGGAGCACACTGGAGGATGTCCCCCAGAGCCGCCTGAGTCGTCTGCGCTTCTGCACCACCCTGAAGGAGATAGCAGAGTTTTGTGATGACTATGACGAGATGCGACATGAATTCTTCTTTGACCGTGACCCTTTAGCTTTTCGGGTCATCCTCAACTTCCTGGCTAAAGGGAAATTGCGTCTTCTGCATGAGATCTGCAATGTGGCTCTGCATGGGGAGCTGCTGTACTGGGGCCTCAATATACGACAGATGGAACCATGCTGCCGCCATCGTATGATAtcctctgtggaggaggtggctCAGCACCAGCGCAAGGAGAATGAGTGGCATCAGAGAAGGAGGGCGCAGAGGGCTCCTATAGTAGGGGACAGTCTGTTCCACATGCTGGGAGAAGCAGTGGAGAACCCTCATTCAGGTTTAGCAGGGAAGGTGTTtgctttcctctctgtcatcaTGGTGGTGATCACAGTCATCAGTTTGTGCATCAACACCATGCCAGACCAACAAGAAGAAGCATCAGTATGT AGTAAATGCACTCAAAAGTGCCGCAACATGTTTATTGTGGAATCTGTTTGTGTCGTTTGGTTCTCTCTGGAGTTTCTGGTACGATTTTTCCATGCACCAAGCAAGCTGGAGTTTGCCCGTGGTCCTCTGAACATCATTGatgctgctgccatcttgcCCTTCTATATCTCACTGTTTCTGGAGCTTGGGGATGAGTCTGTTCAGGATATTGTGGCTGGTGCAGGAAAAAGCAATGTGGACAAACTGGGCCTAACCCTGCGCATGATGAGGGCCCTGCGTATCCTGTATGTGATGAGACTGGCCCGCCACTCTCTGGCCCTGCAGACCTTGGGGTTGACTATCCAACGCAGCATGACGGACTTTGGTCTGCTGTTGCTCTTTGTGTGCGTTGCTGtgactctcctctctccattgGTACATCTCGCTGAGAGCGAGTTGGCCCCAAACGCTGCCAGATCCCCCCAGCTCAGCTTCAGCAGCATCCCAGCTTCATACTGGTGGTCCATCATCTCTGTGACCACAGTGGGGTATGGTGACATGGTGCCCCACAGCATCCCTGGCCAACTGGTGGCACTGATCAGCATCTTATCAGGGATCCTCATTCTGTCTTTCCCTTCTACATCTATTTTCCACACATTCCATCGTACCTACATAGACCTCAAGGAGGAGCATGACAGGCtgtggaaagagaggaggggtgcCCAGCTTGCCACTGAGGCTGAAGAAAGCATCAAAGAAGGAGAAACTTGGCCTGATAACTGGTCAGACAACAGACCGCTCAACATTAATGGTCAGCCATACTAA